The following coding sequences are from one Culex quinquefasciatus strain JHB chromosome 1, VPISU_Cqui_1.0_pri_paternal, whole genome shotgun sequence window:
- the LOC6044320 gene encoding headcase protein: protein VQPGYASYYRQAPQVIPQARVVNQPVVYAQRPAVVSSYYRQPVATPQVTSIVIPPAVQTTSTVLSTSFTGQQQPLSFGSFGSQEPLSFASFGSQEPLNFGSSFGSQEPLSFSSFGTQEPLKISSFGSQEPQSFTNFGSQQPISFTDFGSKAPEPAISITPSNSLSFSFADSAASSAASTGNSGFSVETVKSEGHSYSLAPEHYTVEKMIAPVTTIESFEETHHADVPESPQANFVQELSLRGSEEPLDVQAIAGASATVEVDGKAVEEPTASKVVQTEAAAVEPEEPITLPVVDEAPEVEEIAEVAQVSVQDQKTETRFQAEQQEQQFQQQQPQAIAAVQLNQAEITEQILKQAIPNVVNQVSGHIIQQAIPLVVDRAVPQVVYQAGSAVAQQTNKQSEPVQIVTPFNTHQQNHQKQNEKVFVMYATSAPNNQQFENVFNKNNQYDVEENLVVPIGNRNQQQQQQQSQFQITRGIQAGSGTQEQRQNTAYFNHHIVSNFQRENALLKQQQQQGGVIGSGGQGATFEQIQQSYPGLLQRNKRKPEA from the coding sequence GTTCAGCCCGGATATGCTTCGTACTACCGGCAAGCTCCCCAAGTCATTCCACAGGCTCGTGTAGTCAACCAACCTGTGGTCTACGCGCAGAGGCCTGCCGTCGTCTCGTCCTACTACCGTCAACCGGTGGCCACTCCACAGGTCACTTCCATTGTGATTCCTCCAGCGGTTCAGACCACTTCGACGGTACTGTCGACGTCCTTCACCGGCCAACAGCAGCCACTGTCATTCGGAAGCTTCGGATCCCAGGAACCCTTGTCTTTTGCTAGCTTCGGGTCCCAGGAACCTCTGAATTTCGGATCCAGCTTCGGATCCCAGGAACCTCTTTCCTTTAGCAGCTTCGGAACCCAAGAACCTCTGAAGATTTCCAGCTTCGGATCCCAGGAACCTCAGTCCTTCACCAACTTCGGATCCCAGCAGCCAATCTCCTTCACCGACTTCGGATCCAAAGCGCCAGAACCCGCAATTTCAATTACTCCGTCGAATTCCCTATCGTTCTCCTTTGCGGACAGTGCCGCGTCTTCCGCTGCCAGCACCGGAAACAGTGGATTCTCGGTAGAAACGGTCAAGTCCGAGGGTCACTCCTACTCCCTGGCTCCGGAGCACTACACCGTCGAGAAGATGATCGCTCCGGTCACCACAATCGAATCCTTCGAAGAAACTCACCACGCAGATGTCCCGGAATCTCCCCAAGCCAACTTTGTCCAGGAACTGTCACTGCGAGGATCGGAAGAACCTCTGGACGTGCAAGCCATTGCCGGTGCTTCCGCTACCGTCGAAGTAGACGGCAAAGCCGTCGAGGAACCCACCGCATCCAAAGTAGTTCAAACTGAAGCAGCTGCCGTAGAACCGGAAGAACCAATCACTCTGCCTGTCGTAGACGAAGCTCCTGAAGTGGAGGAAATCGCTGAAGTGGCCCAAGTTTCCGTCCAAGATCAGAAGACCGAGACCCGCTTCCAAGCTgagcaacaagaacaacaattCCAGCAACAGCAACCCCAAGCGATCGCCGCCGTCCAACTCAACCAAGCGGAAATCACCGAGCAGATCCTCAAGCAGGCCATCCCGAACGTCGTCAACCAGGTGTCCGGACACATCATCCAGCAGGCCATCCCGCTGGTCGTAGACCGTGCCGTCCCGCAGGTCGTCTACCAGGCCGGCTCCGCCGTCGCCCAGCAAACCAACAAGCAGTCCGAACCCGTCCAGATCGTAACCCCGTTCAACACCCACCAACAAAACCACCAGAAACAAAACGAAAAGGTTTTCGTCATGTACGCCACGTCAGCCCCCAACAACCAGCAGTTCGAAAACGTCTTCAACAAAAACAACCAATACGACGTCGAGGAAAACCTGGTCGTCCCCATCGGAAACCGTaaccaacagcaacaacaacagcaatccCAATTCCAAATCACCCGCGGAATCCAAGCAGGCTCCGGCACCCAGGAGCAGCGTCAAAACACCGCCTACTTCAACCACCATATTGTCAGCAACTTCCAGCGGGAGAATGCGCTGCTgaagcaacaacagcagcaaggTGGGGTTATTGGCAGCGGCGGCCAGGGTGCCACCTTCGAGCAGATCCAGCAAAGCTACCCGGGACTGCTGCAGCGGAACAAGCGGAAGCCGGAGGCTTAa